GAGAAAATATGGCGTTCATCAAAAGACTGGAGTAATAAATTGGATAACAAGACAAAACTGAAACTTTGCCTGCTGGCCGGTGCAGCTGATGAGTTAAACCTGAAATGGGCAAATTATTTTGCCAAACGCGGACATGAAGTACATATATTCAGCCATGACCAGGTAAAAGACGGGACGGCACTGGATAAGGGAATCCGGTTTCACCATCTGCTATTCCCGGTGAAATACCCGCTTACTTATCTGACATTTTTTCAGGCTCAGCTTTCGCTGATGTCTCTCAAACCGGATATTATTCATGCGATAAATATGTCTGATTACGGCATACTGGCCGGTCTGGTCTGCCGTATAGGCCGCTTAAAGCCTATTACCCTGACAGCAGTCGGTACTGATATACTGCATGACGCCCATACCAGCCATGGCTGGGCTATCAAACACGTACTGCCGCTCTCAAAAGTGGTCACCTGTGATACAGACGAAATAGCCCTGGATATGGTCAAGCTGGGTATGAAAGAAGACCATATATTCCTTATGTCCCGCAGCGGGGAACTGGATTTATCCCGTCTGGAAGCTACCTACCTTGCTATGCGGAAAACCCGCCGATAGTACTTCTGACGGTCAGAAACAAGCGCTTTACCCCGCGGATATAAAAGAGGCGGCAGTACGTACTGCCGCCCTCTTAGGTACTACAAAACCAGATTACTTAACTGAATCTTTAAACTCAAGCCCCAGGTGGAAACCCTTGTTCTTTTCCTCATAACCCTTGATGCCCAATAATTTTTCCAGCCAGAGCTTGGTTTCCACATAAGCTTCCTGGGCTATTTCGTGGCGGGGCTGGCTGAAAGTGCCAGATTCTTTTTTGGCTGAGTGAATTTCCTTTAGTTTAGCTTCAATCTCATTCAGCCATTTAGCTTTGTCAGCTGCAGTATCCGGATTAAATGTTTCACCGTTTTTCAGATGAAATGCATCTGTATACATGCCTGCAGCCACTTTAGCATACTGCTCATTTAAAACGTAGCGTGTAGCTTCTCCAAGTGTGAGTTCCATGTATCCTCCTAGAAATCTTTGTATTAAATAACAGCCGCCAAACGAAAACCCGCCAACACCCCGGAGTAACTGCCTGTCTTATATAAGCAAGTACTCCGCCGGCAGACTGTCACCCATTTTTGAACATTATATTATA
This sequence is a window from Dehalococcoides mccartyi 195. Protein-coding genes within it:
- a CDS encoding glycosyltransferase, translated to MDNKTKLKLCLLAGAADELNLKWANYFAKRGHEVHIFSHDQVKDGTALDKGIRFHHLLFPVKYPLTYLTFFQAQLSLMSLKPDIIHAINMSDYGILAGLVCRIGRLKPITLTAVGTDILHDAHTSHGWAIKHVLPLSKVVTCDTDEIALDMVKLGMKEDHIFLMSRSGELDLSRLEATYLAMRKTRR